In one Diabrotica virgifera virgifera chromosome 5, PGI_DIABVI_V3a genomic region, the following are encoded:
- the LOC114343556 gene encoding uncharacterized protein LOC114343556, translated as MVSTCKSRTVPDQLRKRDGKVQGTAKLDVGCTSQIILRKTESGELNAEYFKDHYGHTFDLKHIHHIHLSTNFRRNVASKLIMGVTPQHVLSSARQQIGPSLKRDDLITMKDIGNIKTSFNISLKDGQRHKNDMASVDLYVSECEHLGEHNPILFYKKQGEYMDRFEQNDVCLIIMNSVQKELFKKFVGNIVCVDGTHGLNSYDFEMTTILVLDEFREGFPVAFLFSNRKDQHVYEVFFKHVKNAVGMEQVNINTFMTDITNVYYTAWVSVMGSVSLHLYCSWHIDRAWQQNLGKVKSTEEKNWVYKTLKYIQTLPNEIDFETQYFSFLTKLSSKDSTQQMYNYLKTYYWDNRKQWAYCYRKNRGINTNMFLESMHKVIKYEYLDGKKVKRLDKTLHALQKFITDKTVSRLIKLTKGHTSKQLTEIKKKHKIAECREFEVSRDGNCYIFHKVKDEPRYLVQRKNNENECCELKCSSCNICWHAFECTCPDYQIKNMICKHIHFVCFKKLGHSLPISSFLSKEEPREEQSEELSMLVKNINSSS; from the exons ATGGTTTCAACTT GTAAGTCAAGAACTGTACCTGATCAACTTCGCAAACGTGATGGGAAAGTTCAAGGAACTGCAAAATTAGATGTAGGCTGTACAAGTCAAATCATTTTGAGGAAAACTGAGTCAGGTGAACTTAACGCTGAATATTTTAAAGATCATTATGGGCATACTTTTGATTTGAAGCATATTCATCATATTCATCTCTCAACAAATTTTCGTAGAAATGTAGCATCCAAGCTAATAATGGGTGTTACACCTCAACA TGTATTATCTTCAGCCAGACAACAGATTGGACCTTCATTAAAAAGAGATGATCTGATAACTATGAAAGATATCGGCAATATAAAAACATCTTTCAATATTTCCCTGAAAGATGGTCAAAGACACAAAAATGATATGGCAAGTGTGGATTTATATGTTAGTGAATGTGAACATTTAGGGGAACATAATCCTATACTTTTCTACAAAAAACAAGGTGAATATATGGACAGATTTGAACAAAATGATGTTTGTCTTATTATTATGAACTCGGTTCAAaaagagttatttaaaaaatttgtgggaaACATAGTGTGTGTAGATGGGACCCACGGATTAAACTCTTATGATTTTGAAATGACTACAATTCTCGTGCTGGATGAATTTCGAGAGGGGTTTCCAGTGGCCTTCTTATTTTCCAATAGGAAAGACCAACATGTTTACGAAGTGTTCTTTAAGCATGTAAAAAATGCTGTAGGTATGGAACAAGTAAATATAAACACTTTTATGACAGATATCACAAATGTATATTATACTGCCTGGGTATCAGTTATGGGTTCAGTTTCGCTCCACCTGTACTGTTCTTGGCACATTGACAGAGCCTGGCAACAGAATTTAGGAAAAGTTAAATCAACAGAAGAAAAGAATTGGGTTTACAAAACGTTAAAATATATACAAACCTTACCAAATGAGATTGATTTTGAAACACAATACTTTTCATTTCTTACCAAATTGTCATCAAAAGATTCTACACAACAAATGTACAATTACCTAAAAACTTACTATTGGGATAACAGGAAACAATGGGCTTACTGTTACCGCAAAAACAGAGGCATTAATACGAATATGTTTTTGGAAAGCATGCATAAGGTAATAAAATATGAATACTTGGATGGCAAAAAGGTAAAAAGACTTGATAAGACTTTGCACGCTCTTCAAAAATTTATTACAGATAAAACCGTGAGTAGGCTCATTAAATTAACAAAAGGTCACACGTCAAAGCAACTCActgagattaaaaaaaaacataaaattgcTGAATGTAGAGAGTTTGAAGTGTCTAGGGATGGTAATTGTTACATATTTCATAAAGTAAAAGATGAGCCTCGCTACTTAGTACagagaaaaaataatgaaaacgaATGTTGTGAACTAAAATGTTCATCCTGTAATATTTGTTGGCACGCATTTGAATGCACATGCCCTGATtaccaaataaaaaatatgatatgTAAACACATTCACTTTGTCTGCTTTAAAAAACTTGGACACTCCTTGCCAATTTCAAGCTTCTTGTCAAAAGAAGAGCCGAGAGAAGAACAATCTGAAGAACTCAGTATGCTCGTTAAAAATATTAACAGTTCTTCATGA